The following nucleotide sequence is from Firmicutes bacterium ASF500.
AGCGAAGCTGACTGAGGATTGCGTTCGGCGAAGCAGAACATACGGAGTAAACCCGTGTAGGGCGCGACGACCCCGGCGCGCCGTCTCCCGAGGGCACCCGCTCTCCGTGGACGGCGGGCCGAGTCGTCCCGCCCTACGGCTCCTGCGGGGGTGCATTGTAGGGGCGGATATTATCCGCCCGCTGGACATCGCCTAGACCTGACGGGCGGATGATATCCGCCCCTACATGAGGCGCTAAGACCTCGTTTGCTTCGCACATTTCGCCCGCGCTTTCTTCCTAAATGCCAGTGGATACCCGGCCAAAATCCCAATCATAGAGGAGAATGGCAGATAAAAATCCAATCCCCCTTCATACCAAAAGCCCCAGGTGAAGGACTGAATGCCAACCCACCGGACCAGATAAGGAAACATAACCAAAAATAGGGCAAGCTCGGCCAAAATCAAAGGAAGTAAGCATATTATGATACTTTTTTTCCTTCTTCTGACAACTGACCCGGCAAAAAATGCGCCCGCGCCGGACACCAGCAGAACTGGAAGTATGATATAAAGATTTTCAGCGGTACACCCCAAAGCAAACTTAATGTCATTCCAATCAATCATCTATATCAACCTCCCGTTTTGAATGTGAAAGGTCCTGCCGCTTGGGGTCCAGTTGTCTGCGGACGCTTCGTGAAGCGTCCCTACTCCAACCCGCCTCGCTCCGCCCGGTGGGCCAAGGTGGCGGAGGACAGCGGGGAGATGTAAACCACCGGCTCGCCCCAGCGGCTGTCAGCCAGGATGAAGGAACGGGGCAAATCCTCAGTGAGCCAGATCGTCCGCCCCTCCTCCTCCGCCCGCTCCAGCAGCTCCCGGGTCTTAAAGGCCCAGCTGGCGTTGTCCAGGTCGAAGATGCCTAAAATATCCCGGTGGGGGATGACAACCGATTGGCCGAGATGCAAATACATGTAGCTTATTCCTCGCTCTCTTCTTTGTTCTCTTCCTTACTGTCAGACTTTTTGAGGGATACAAGCCACCCTACGGAAATTCCGATAAAAAGAGATATACATATTCCGCTTACAAAAAATGCGGCAATACCTGCCCCTGTGGAGCAGCCTCTCGGTTCCTCCGGCAGTTGGCTTTGAGGCGCAAGAAACCAAAACAGAAAACAAAAAGCGGCAATGGTTGGAATCAGCTTCACCACCATATATTTGCACCGACAGAACAGATATTGTATAGCAAAAATCACGAGTGTAGGAACTGAAAAGTAAATAAGAAACATGAGAAATGTCATATTTTCCTCCTATACCAGCTTCCCATCGTGGATATGAAACGCCCTGCCTCCCTCCAAACCCTCCAGCTTCTCCTCCTCGCAGCAGGTAATGAACACCTGACCCCCCCGGATGCGGTTGAGGACGAAGGCCTGCCGCTTGGGGTCCAGCTCAGAGAGCACGTCGTCCAGCAAGAGGACGGGCCACTCCCCGGTTTCCTCCTGAAAAATCTCCCGCTGAGCCAGCTTGAGGGACAGGGCGGCGGTGCGGGTCTGTCCCTGGGAGGCGTAGGTCTTGGCGTTTTTCCCGCCAATCATCACGGTCAGGTCGTCCTTGTGGGGCCCGGACAGGCACTGATGGGAATCAATCTCCGCCTTGCGGTGCTTCTCTTGGTGTTCCAGCAGGAGGGGCAGCAGCTCCCGGGGGCTTGCCTGGGGGTCGTCTATGCCGGAGACCGTCTCATACCCCAGCTCCAGACCCTCCCGGCCCCCGGAGAAGTCGGCGTGGATGGCGGGGGCCCGCTCCCGGAGGCGCTTGACAAAGTGTGCCCGGTAGTGAATGACGATAGCCCCGGTCTGAGCCATGCGGAGGTTGAAGTCGTCCAGGGTCTGGAGCAGGTCGGGCCGCTCCGGCCAGTCCCGGAGGATGCGGGTCTTGTGGTCGTAGAGCCGGTGATACTCCGCCAGGGCCTGAGCGTACCGGGGCCGCAGCTGACAGATAGCCCCGTCTAAAAACCTCCGCCGCTCCGCCCCGCCCGCCCGGATCAGGGACAGGTCCTCGGGACAGAAGAGCACCGTATTCAAAATCCCCGCCAGCTCCCCGGCGGTTTTCAGCTTCACCCCGTTGGAGAACAGTTGCCGGCCCCGGCCTCGGAACAGCTTGGCCTCCAGGACGAAATCCCGGTCCCGGCTGAACACCGTCCCCTTTACAAAGGCAGAGTCGATGTCCAGCATAATCATCTCCCGGTCCCATCTGGCCCGGTGGGACCGGGCGGCGGACAGATAGGCGACGGCCTCCAGCAGGTTGGTCTTGCCCTGGGCGTTGTCGCCATAAATCAGGTTGACCCGGGGGTCAAAGTCCGCCGCCAGATGGGCGTAGTTGCGGAAAAAGTCCAGCTCCAGCCCCTTGACGATCACGTGACGACCAGCTCCGTCCCGCCGTCTATGACCGCCCTATCCCCGGGGCGCAACTTCTTCCCCCGCATGGTACACGGCTCGCCGTTGACCGCCACCCGGCCCTCCTGGATGATGAGCTTGGCGTCCCCGCCCGTCTCCACCGCCCCAGCGAATTTGAGCAGGTCCTGGAGCTTGATAAATTCGGTGTGTATTTTGATTTTGTGGGTTTCCATCATATCCTCCTCTAAAGGCCCCCTTGCCAAAGGGGGCTGGCGCCGCCGCAGGCGGCGACTGGGGGATTCCGTTCTGCTGAGCCATGTCTAGAAGAATCCCCCCGCCACTTCGTGGCCCTCCCCCCTTTCACAAGGGGGCTTTTGCTTTAATTCGCCTTCAGCCGCACAGGCAGTACCATATAGGTAAAATTCTCCTCCCCCTCGGCGGGCAGGATGACGCAGGGAGCCACGCCGGAGGTAAACTCCATACGCAGCTTGTCTGCCGGGGCAGCTTTCAGAGCGTCCATGAGGTACTTATTGTTAAAGCCGATCTCCAGCCCACTGCCGTCTCCGTTGATAACGCACTGGTCGGCGGCGTCGCCGATGGCGGTCTTGGTGGTGATATCTACCATTCCGTCCCCAAAGACACAGCGCAGGGGGGACTTAAGCTTCTCGCTGATGATGAGGGACACCCGGTCGATGGAGGAGAGCAGAGCCCGGGCCTCCACCTCCACCTTGATGGAGTTGTTCCGGGGGATAGCGTTGCGGTAGGCCAAAAAGTCGCCCTCCAGCCGGCGGCAGACCAGAACGGTGTCCCCCGTCTGGAACATGACGTGGCGGGCGCCCTGGGTGATGGTGACCTCCTCCTCCCCGGAGCAGATCTTTTCCACCTCGTTCAGCGCCGAGCCGGGCACCACAAAGG
It contains:
- the recF gene encoding DNA replication and repair protein RecF, with amino-acid sequence MIVKGLELDFFRNYAHLAADFDPRVNLIYGDNAQGKTNLLEAVAYLSAARSHRARWDREMIMLDIDSAFVKGTVFSRDRDFVLEAKLFRGRGRQLFSNGVKLKTAGELAGILNTVLFCPEDLSLIRAGGAERRRFLDGAICQLRPRYAQALAEYHRLYDHKTRILRDWPERPDLLQTLDDFNLRMAQTGAIVIHYRAHFVKRLRERAPAIHADFSGGREGLELGYETVSGIDDPQASPRELLPLLLEHQEKHRKAEIDSHQCLSGPHKDDLTVMIGGKNAKTYASQGQTRTAALSLKLAQREIFQEETGEWPVLLLDDVLSELDPKRQAFVLNRIRGGQVFITCCEEEKLEGLEGGRAFHIHDGKLV